From the genome of Aggregicoccus sp. 17bor-14:
CGGGCACCTCGGGCTCGGGCCAGGCAGGGGACGATGGAGCGAGCACCCTCACGGTGACTCACGCCTCCCGGTCGAGGAACAGGAGGCCCGCGGGGGGCAGTGGGTCCACGCGCAGCGTGCGCGGCGGCAGCGTGGCGGCGGCCTCCATCACCGCGCGCACCTCCCAGACGGGCGGCGGGTTCAGGCCGAAGCCCACCTGGTACGTCCCGCGCTGCACCTCCTCCACCAGCTGCTCGAGGCTGTGCACGGCGAACACGTTGGGGTGGCCCGGGGCCTCCGGGTCCTGGATGCCCATCACGGTGCGCAGCACGAGCGCGTTGAGCAGCGCGAGGTCCAGGCTGCGCAGCGTGGGGTTTCGCGGAGCAGCCTTGATGTGCGCGAGGTCCAGGCCCTGGCGAAAGCGCAGGATGCGGCCGCGTCCCTGCGGCAGCACGAGGAGCACGGCGTGGTGGCCGGTGATCAGCGTGGCGAGCCGCTCCTGCGCCGCTTCCAGCCCGCGTGCCGTGTCCAGGGGCTCGTCGAGATCGTAGGAGCGCGCGTAGCCCGCCACGAGCTGCAGGAAGGTGTCCTCGTTGAAGGTGTCCAGGTTGCGCACGCCGCGGTGCACCGGGGCGAAGTGCAGCCCGGGGTCCGAGAGCGCGACGATGGCGGCGAGGCTGGGACCGCGCTCGTCCAGCGCGCTGAGCGGCCGCAGCGGCGCCTCGTCCAGCGCGGCCTGCAGCCGCTTCGAGATGGCGGAGGGCTCGATGCGCTTGAGCGCGAGCTGCTGGCCGTCGAAGCCGCCCCGCCACACCAGCACGCTGCGCTCGGCCGCCTCCGCGAGCAGGTCCCGCAGCACCCCGTGGTCGTCCGCCGCGAGCGTGATCGCGGGCTCCACCTGCGCGGAGCGCGGGATGTACGGCTCGTGCTCGAGTGGCTCGGCCGAGTCCTTCATCAGACCGCACAGCAGGTAGCGCACGGGCGTGGCGCGCGCCGGCGCCCCCTCTGGCAGCAGCTCGAGGAGGTAGAGCGCGGGGCGCGCGTCGCGCAGCACCGCGCCCGAGTCGCGCCAGCGCCCCAGCTCGGCCGAGGGGTCCACCGCCTCGAGCAGCGGGCGCACGTGGGCGGGCTGGAGGCCGCGAGCCCCGAGCACGCTCGCCGTCTGCGGCGGGAGCTGAGCGTCGAGCGAGGACAGGAGGGCGGGGAATGGGAGGACACGCGCCATACGCGTGAAGGTGGGGCCGCCGCCCGGCCCCTGCCACTCCGCCCGCTCGGCTGCCCGCCTGCCGGGCTATGCGGGCCGGGCTACCACCACACGGTGCGGTAGGGCCGGTGCTTTTCCGGATCCCGGTAGTAGGGGTTGCCCCGCTGGTACGCGCTGCCCTTCTCCGCGCTCTCCTCCCACAGCAGGCTCACGGTGGTGATGGCGCCGGCGGAGCCGAGCAGCGCGAGCACGTAGGGGGTGGAGTTGTCGAAGCCGCCCAGCGCGAGCGAGGAGACCACCAGCAGTACCGCGCCCACGCCCGCGCCGAAGGCATCCGCACGCAAGATCTGGTTCGTCGTGGGGTTGAAGCGCATGGAGGCGAGCGCAGCCGCCCCCGCGCCGAGTCCCGGCGCGATGAGCAGCGCGTCCGCCCAGTTCTTCCCCGAGACCTCGGTGCCGGAGAAGTGCACGATCGCGAGCAGCAGCGCGCTGTATGCGAGGCCCCACGCGCCGCCGGACGCGATGAGCAGACCGTCGTCCACGCGCATCTGCCCGCCGCCCACCGTGGCGGTGAGCCACGCGCCCAGCTCGCTGCCCACGAAGGCGGACCACGTGAGCAGGCTCTTGTCCGTGGACAGCAGGTCCATGAAGCCGCCGAGGAACATGCCGCCGATGGCCGAGTTCACGATGCCGAAGTTGGCCATGGGCGTGTCGATGTAGTGGTTGAACTGCCACCACGCCGCCACGCCGAAGCCGAGGCCCGCTCCGATGAAGGTGCCCGCGAGCATGCGCTCGCGCGAGGCCTGGTCGAAGCTCAGGTCCTGCGCGAAGGCCTGGGTGAAGAAGCCGCCCGCGGCGCCCATGATCGAGTGGTGCAGCAGGAAGGTGAGGCTGCCGGGGCCCGCGAGGAAGGCGCCCTGGCGGGGCTTGCCGTCCAGCATCGCGCGCGAGTCGGTGGCCGCGGCCTGCGCCCCGTCCTGCTGCGCAGAGGGCGGCAGGTCCGTCGGGTCCTGGCTCACGAGCGGCGCCTGCGGATCCGAGCGGATGCGCGCGCCGGGAGGCGGCGTGGGCGCGGGCTCGCTCCCCTCCTGCTGCGCCGGCGCCTGCTCCTGCGGGTCCTCTACCGGAGGCGGCGCGCTCTCGTCCGTGGGCGGCGGGGTCTGCTCCTGCTGCGCAGCAGGGGGCTCCGCCGGCGCCTGCGCGTGGGCGGTGCCCGGGCGCAGCGCTGCGAGGACGAGGACGGCGAGGACGAGGCACTTCCGCACTGGCGACACGACGGCGCTCCTTCTTCGGCCCGGCTGCAGGCCACAGACGTTCGCAGCCACGCTACCCCAGCGACGCGGCGCGTGAAGGACCTTCCCGCAGCTCCGGCGCGCGGAAGGCGCGCACCCGGTGCGCACCTTGACCACCCGGGTGCAACGCGCGCAGAAACCTGCAGCGCGCGCAGCACGGATGCGCCCGTAAGGCGGCCGCGCCGCCGTGGCCGACGGAAGACCGTATGAGCTCCGAGGGTGTTGACTTCCCCGCCCGGCCGGGCAGAACGGACCTACCCTGCAGCTCACCGCTCCACCCGGCACTCCCGCCGGGACGGGGCCAGCGCAGGCGCGGACACAGGAGCGGCACCATGGCGATGATGAAGTTCGAGGTCCCCCACTCCCTGCCCCAGGCCGAGGCGAAGAAGCGCGTGGAGCAGCTGCTGCAGTACTGGGGCGGCAAGTACGGGGTGAAGGCGGCCTGGGTGGGCGAGGCGGCGAAGGTCACCGGCAAGGTGATGGGCATCAACCTGGACGCGAGCTTCCAGGTGACCGACCGCGCCATCCAGGGCGAGGGCACGGACCCCGGCATGCTGCTGCGCGGCCAGGCCAAGAGCTACCTGCAGAAGAAGTTCAGCGCGGTGCTGGACCCCAGCAAGAGCGCCGCGGACGCGGTGAGCCAGGACTAGCGCCCCGGGCCGCGGGGTGCAGCGCCCGTCAGTGCTGCACCTCTTCCAGCGCGGAGAGCGCGTAGCGCGCCGCGCGGGAGATGGCATCCGAGGACTCGGGCATCTCGGGGTAGTGCCCGGCGAGCGTGCGCTGCGGGAAGCGCAGCTGCGCGATCGCGTTGCGGTACGAGCGGCGCGCGCCCTCGAAGTCGCGGCTGCGCTCGTTCACCTGCGCGAGCAGGTAGTGCCCGATGGCGAGCGTGGGCTCGAGGAACAGCGCCTTGGCGAGCTCCGAGCGTGCCTCGACCAGCTCCCCGCCCTGCAGCGCCGCCACGCCACCGAACACGCGCGCCTCCACGCACAAGGGCTCGCGCTGCAGCGCCTGGGAGAAGGCCTCGCGCGCGTGCGCGAGGTTGCCGAGCAGCGACTGCAGGTTGCCCAGGGTGAGCAGCGCGTCCAAGTCGTTGGGCTCGTCCGCGAGCAGGCGCTTCACGCCCGCCAGCGCCGCCGGGAAGTCGCCGCGCTCCATGTGGCGCACGGCCGTCTCGAGCCGCGCCGCGGGTGAGCGGCCCTTGTCCGCGGCGGCGAGGGCGCTCGCACTGGCCGCGGGGCTGGCCGGCTCGGCGGGACGGGCGGGCGGGGGCGCCGCGCGGGGCGCAGGGGTGGGCGCCGTGGGGGTGCGCGGCGGGGGCGCGGGGGCCTCGCGCGCGGCGAGCGGCCCGATGGGCGGCGAGCCCCGGCCCGGCGTGGGGTAGCGCGGCGCGAGCGAGGGCATGGCCACGGCCGAGGGGCGCGGGGGCAGCATCGCCGGGGTGCGCACGGGCGCGGGCGCGGGCGGCGCCACGAACTCGGCGGGGGGCGGCGGCCGGGCCTCGAGGGGCCGGCGGTACACGAAGGAGCCCTCCACCTCGATCATCTCGAAGCGGTCGTAGACCTTGAACAGGCTCTCCGAGTAGCCCAGCAGCAGGATGCCGCCGGGGCGCAGCACGGAGAGGAAGCGGTCCATCAGCGCCCGGATGGTGGGCAGGTCGAAGTAGATGATGACGTTGCGGCACAGCAGCACGTCGAGCGAGTCCGGCTTGACGTGGGAGAACACCGGCGCCGCCAGGTTCTGCCCGCCGAAGCGCACGTACTGCTTGAGGCCGGCCTGCACCTGGTGCTGCCCCTCGTTGCCGTCGTCCACGGGCTGGAAGAAGCGCTGCAGCCGCTCCTGGGACATGCCCGCCATGCGCCGCGCCGAGTAGCGCCCGAGCTGAGCGTTCTCCACCGCGGCGGGGTTGAGGTCCGTGGCGTAGAGGTCCACGTCCAGGTGCGTGGCGCCCAGCTCTGCGAGCACCATGGCCACGCTGTAGGGCTCCTCGCCCGTGGCGCAGCCCGCGCTCCACACGCTCACGCGCCGCCCGTCGCGCCGCGCGCGGCTGAGCGCCTCGGGCAGGATGCGGCGCTCCAGCGCGCGGAACTGCTTCGCGTCGCGGAAGAACTCGGTGTGGCCCACCGTCACCAGCGGCAGCAGCGAGCGCAGCTCGTGCTCGCCCGCGAGCTCGCGCAGGCGGCGCACGTACTCCTCGGCATCCGAGATGCCCAGGGCGGGCATGCGCGCACTGAGGGCGAGCCGGAGGCTGTGGTAGCCGTCCGGGTTGATCTTCAGCCCGGCGCGCTCCAGCAGGAGCGCCGCCAGCTGCTGCAGGGCGCGCACGGTGACACCGGACATGGAATCAGGTGAGCCGATCGATGGCCTGGGCGAGCACCTCGACCCCGAGCTCCCCCTTCACGAGGTAGGCGTCCGC
Proteins encoded in this window:
- a CDS encoding protein-glutamate O-methyltransferase; this translates as MSGVTVRALQQLAALLLERAGLKINPDGYHSLRLALSARMPALGISDAEEYVRRLRELAGEHELRSLLPLVTVGHTEFFRDAKQFRALERRILPEALSRARRDGRRVSVWSAGCATGEEPYSVAMVLAELGATHLDVDLYATDLNPAAVENAQLGRYSARRMAGMSQERLQRFFQPVDDGNEGQHQVQAGLKQYVRFGGQNLAAPVFSHVKPDSLDVLLCRNVIIYFDLPTIRALMDRFLSVLRPGGILLLGYSESLFKVYDRFEMIEVEGSFVYRRPLEARPPPPAEFVAPPAPAPVRTPAMLPPRPSAVAMPSLAPRYPTPGRGSPPIGPLAAREAPAPPPRTPTAPTPAPRAAPPPARPAEPASPAASASALAAADKGRSPAARLETAVRHMERGDFPAALAGVKRLLADEPNDLDALLTLGNLQSLLGNLAHAREAFSQALQREPLCVEARVFGGVAALQGGELVEARSELAKALFLEPTLAIGHYLLAQVNERSRDFEGARRSYRNAIAQLRFPQRTLAGHYPEMPESSDAISRAARYALSALEEVQH
- a CDS encoding polyhydroxyalkanoic acid system family protein encodes the protein MAMMKFEVPHSLPQAEAKKRVEQLLQYWGGKYGVKAAWVGEAAKVTGKVMGINLDASFQVTDRAIQGEGTDPGMLLRGQAKSYLQKKFSAVLDPSKSAADAVSQD
- a CDS encoding DUF1015 domain-containing protein; translation: MLGARGLQPAHVRPLLEAVDPSAELGRWRDSGAVLRDARPALYLLELLPEGAPARATPVRYLLCGLMKDSAEPLEHEPYIPRSAQVEPAITLAADDHGVLRDLLAEAAERSVLVWRGGFDGQQLALKRIEPSAISKRLQAALDEAPLRPLSALDERGPSLAAIVALSDPGLHFAPVHRGVRNLDTFNEDTFLQLVAGYARSYDLDEPLDTARGLEAAQERLATLITGHHAVLLVLPQGRGRILRFRQGLDLAHIKAAPRNPTLRSLDLALLNALVLRTVMGIQDPEAPGHPNVFAVHSLEQLVEEVQRGTYQVGFGLNPPPVWEVRAVMEAAATLPPRTLRVDPLPPAGLLFLDREA